CTCTTTCTGGCAGATCAGAGACCAATACACCTCCTATCATCAACATCAGTGCCTGATTAACAAACTTCTCGACTAAGAGATTGAAACTTACCGCAGCATAATACGCGTAACTGTCAGCATTGACCCGAGCCAAGTCTTTCGGCAACCGATCATAAACGGCAACCGGGCCATAGCCAGGTTTATCATCAGGATTGTCAACAATAGATCCGAAGGAAGACTGGATCATGAGGTCATAGTGGAGGTACTCATGGAGGAGTGTCATTCCGAGGGTGTTAAAATGCTGTAATGAGTTAAGTCAATAAAAGCTGATCATGATGAACACCAAGAGGGAGACACTTACAAAGCTGACATTATCCGCAatatcccccccatcctcagcACAAGCAGCATAGAAGTCCCtcgcatcctcatccccacgGTCTTTCCCCTCAAGATCACCAATAGCCTTCTTGTTGAAAGCACGAGGGCAAACCACGATAAAAGGCTGCTCAGTATTGTAATCACCCGAGTACGCCAGTCCACGATCACCGCAGGCATTGTCAAGATCGGTAGTTTGCACGAGGAAGTTCCCCAGCATGTCATGACCTTCGCCGTCATTGTTAAGGTCTCTGAAGATTCGGGTAATTTCCTCACGGTCTGCCGGGTCAAAGTAGTGGGGATAGATTGTCTCGTCGGTTTCAATGAAGGACAAGACGGCAGAGGTCAACTCGATGGCGTCTTTGAAGGCGGTTTCGACTTTGTTGAGACGGTTGGGGACGGgctcttcgtcttcgggGAAGTCTTCTCCTGTGTTGGGCTCAGCCCGCTTGGAGAGGGCTCTGATGCCGggcttgggggtggagggtaGGACGCTGGCGTGCGCCAGGGACAGGCTTGAAGCCAGAAAGAGGGTGCGGATGAGGTGCATGGTTTTTGGTCAGTGCTGAAgagctggatgaggggaggatgtgaaGGACTGTGTGAATGCACCGTCTGCTTTGGACTGGCGGTGGAGAGAAGTTATATGCATTTCTTCTCACCGACATTATCGATATAGAATACCCGTCTGTCGGCCGGACATTGACAAGGCTGATGATCAGACAGAGACTCCTCTTGTCTGGTTCTGTATGACATGCTGAAACAGGCTTCGGCCATGGCGGATGTCAGCTTGCTGGGTGAACCTCATGGTTCTCGCTGACTGCGCCGCGTCTCATGGCATGAGTTGAAGTGGCATTTGTTGGTGGCCATTGTGGTTGCTCATCTTCGTATTGGATGTCTCTGTCCAGGAGGAAGCTGTGGCGACGTCATGGAGTGAGCTTTCTGAAGCTTTGGATAACTGGTCCGGTGAGATTACTGGGATGGAAACCTGTATTCGATTACACAAAATGCGGGGTCTGCTAAGTGGGTGCATAAACCGTGCCACGCAAAccgtttctttcttttttctccttccttTTACGCTGTGCCGATGACCCGAGTATTTGAGTCTCACCGACGGCATCTTTTTTCAT
The sequence above is a segment of the Podospora pseudoanserina strain CBS 124.78 chromosome 5, whole genome shotgun sequence genome. Coding sequences within it:
- a CDS encoding hypothetical protein (EggNog:ENOG503P9DD), whose translation is MHLIRTLFLASSLSLAHASVLPSTPKPGIRALSKRAEPNTGEDFPEDEEPVPNRLNKVETAFKDAIELTSAVLSFIETDETIYPHYFDPADREEITRIFRDLNNDGEGHDMLGNFLVQTTDLDNACGDRGLAYSGDYNTEQPFIVVCPRAFNKKAIGDLEGKDRGDEDARDFYAACAEDGGDIADNVSFHFNTLGMTLLHEYLHYDLMIQSSFGSIVDNPDDKPGYGPVAVYDRLPKDLARVNADSYAYYAAEVYWSLICQKEFQGPREGIDDADPDCGEQTCET